One Calliopsis andreniformis isolate RMS-2024a chromosome 9, iyCalAndr_principal, whole genome shotgun sequence genomic window carries:
- the LOC143183283 gene encoding LOW QUALITY PROTEIN: uncharacterized protein LOC143183283 (The sequence of the model RefSeq protein was modified relative to this genomic sequence to represent the inferred CDS: inserted 2 bases in 1 codon) has translation MHPCPLDHELDPLATPLKLVEKQCKNGHARLLPIYTASRIPASRWSSLYLGRWYVYYHTXLPWLTIDRLRSGQDIRLSTATMRALNPRRPQLTSTFGVSPRFFLCFLLVLFAVHDGRARSVSGEKKGLAQSEDNLSGVENQRGVQLTSSKTEDSVSEEVQGKLLASNDGIDENIKPEEAGNIQGRVSQAEVKDQLKEAAGNNIKYSSVLLEGLNNEKDETKVVDASKAQVAESVKAGSSAESVEALNRKDDDTIVVKKRRRNDVSDISKSQVHDIKEVPVEHAEEAKNEGIRRFDLQVDTEDAAPSQENGGNLEIDNPESISLIGVRGSMKEEPKTAVNEQDEPVRTVEESDIQYVEESKEEIPNYFRKSVAIDEGDQNKDEEFDSYDDSSTKEGVSSKNRQYRYVLDPKNKSRRHISTVYLNAEEKKISDGEQQSIVEGQIKKLISIRDDALDAQKTDKLDETKLLGSKVEDRLDEINVFDLFQGNKQKTGRAQNFQHVTLIPPEAAVNNILQDVLKSYPKDETLVSYIDPNDGTLKKILTTNQVSTLQMGEKLLPQALRLEYSDKMFSCVRQLEYVNCVKYIAWPMIKQYFPTLPAFPDYPNWYPVINPSYPIASFPSVSGNVDKLPEVVDAALRTSKPKPEATIIQVLQDTLKAQSQISTSPSYLIRSTNVYDALLPLDQLLSINMAEQLIPVSLREEFVQKTVKCMKEYNYLTCIKYSTWPTVRQFVPTLPDISNLPDFQIPELSDIVDYIPSLPSLGDLSDYWPIGGLPSIAGEGANILPTYILLKSRPEILHTVNELEEQIMDILLKVRESHQVPQEISPFIITGNSITFPMFTKRQLDILRFAECLIPPVARPSLITEVLVYLQRSDNFIDCAKYIIWPTVKQYIPDFPKFPELIDKKGLTDLYVPIESKQSRNGAEGNVQQIHPTDTRFGLMSTENPEMKILTILRSAQSQLISLNRTKTVPEAKSQEFLTFLTETQMNIAKLVDSLLPQNVRNNYINKMLDCLRVNDFLNCTRNVTWPTLTNFVPWLNTFDSIFQPIVTNTTSSPPQQNATQVTPGDTSRPSPDQSTMASTSGDAFRLPPNQSTTPSTSVDTTRPPPDRSTIPSTSADTSLPPQPQNKTLSNVVVDSRHLSETDVKTGQHGDATVTITDTRFVPIFTEHPETLIFNILRSIQVRSYNVNKVNTIPSTKNQELINFLNGQQVAIVNLVDSLLPENIRTEYINKMIECLRINNFLICTRNVTWPTLSQYFPWLPDFPNFGPIFNPSNSSLSPSPSNENMTQPSSKSKSRPLSETDVKTGQHGDATVTITDTRFFPIFNDLPETVVLNILKAMQLSIPNFSDSPAPTRPQELLSYLTEQQLHIVNIAESLLPTSDRLEFITRLIPCSRENPFIQCTKDIIWPTVAQFNPWLPNFPNFGSVQTMPRFQVLAEKSPVPNLEEQISQDNLSQRSDQVLLEELEQITEKFPIFSGLGQLLQYPPFEGILPQKSDQLSQRNTIPQLPTIPQFIGYSDLKFSNPQPLPQSENQQTSSITPSVVFFTPALFTDNDGAVPSYAGQPPGLLIDVSNERVQLPDNVQVKIDSANSTVSSESNSRKRRSIDLLNTYYETEEGFNSSTSPFDTFPNITESEFLQLLIKIKQNARITSEISLEKQYYVDTLNSTTRNSLTADQYEILKVIEDLDQGLSSKGLAQQVIQCIQSLSFIRCLGIFIWPMIINTLPSLIGLPSLPSLPSFPSIPGLGLFGRSLEMENKVQEYFGMSAADFENELLTRKNSIEHSFLEWYKKLVEDEFQTDLGFLKIKGYGNGELGISLSGVREGRGAKLKDNKNLPSILTIISDIMEEVLDQRPEGEKSKKEKDKKERSIDISRESDIQFLKDSEEYVDIKRSMDDDEIITMFLDKIKSNDSQADDEKGKDFGLEDAYNAFGDLFGTRLHGRQAHKSQDIDHQYRSLEETPQGEKEVDIVPLASRENSDDLKVLPLKTEVTYDLEKESSTEQEEKQRKKRAKHLYKALLEKHQEKYLKDFSTKEFEDINDNKVTNEHKEKIKKTGLIIKLPRLDDKATLKKMTGTMLHIGKSMKTKMTQMMPGIGLVVSFLIQMALAHARAAASMAGMLSNMAIGSAIIGMIRDTFFGSNKHPQIKHVYDNNKIGPGISWPTYGSSPHYRRRQ, from the exons ATGCATCCATGCCCGTTAGACCATGAACTCGATCCCCTCGCAACCCCGTTGAAACTCGTAGAGAAGCAGTGTAAAAATGGGCATGCCCGGCTGTTGCCTATCTACACAGCTTCGCGAATCCCCGCATCTCGTTGGTCGAGCCTGTAC CTTGGTAGATGGTATGTGTATTACCATAC CTTGCCATGGCTGACCATAGACCGGCTCAGAAGTGGCCAAGACATTCGCCTCTCGACCGCGACCATGAGAGCACTCAACCCGCGACGCCCACAGCTAACGAGTACCTTTGGTGTCTCCCCTCGTTTCTTTCTCTGTTTTCTACTCGTGCTCTTCGCTGTTCACGATGGTCGAGCGCGTAGTGTGTCCGGTGAAAAGAAAGGGCTGGCCCAGTCCGAGGACAACCTTTCGGGAGTCGAGAATCAGAGAGGCGTTCAGCTAACTTCAAGTAAAACGGAAGATAGTGTATCCGAAGAAGTGCAGGGGAAGCTGTTGGCATCGAATGATGGCATTGATGAGAATATTAAGCCTGAGGAAGCGGGGAACATTCAGGGCAGAGTTTCGCAAGCAGAGGTCAAGGACCAGTTGAAGGAGGCTGCGGGAAACAATATCAAATACAGCTCAGTGCTCCTTGAGGGACTCAACAATGAAAAGGATGAAACGAAAGTGGTTGATGCTTCGAAGGCTCAGGTTGCTGAAAGTGTCAAAGCCGGGTCCAGTGCTGAAAGTGTCGAGGCGTTGAATCGAAAAGATGACGATACTATCGTGGTTAAAAAACGAAGGAGGAACGACGTGTCTGACATCAGCAAGTCTCAGGTTCATGACATTAAAGAAGTTCCGGTTGAACATGCAGAAGAAGCGAAGAACGAAGGAATTAGACGGTTCGATCTGCAAGTGGATACGGAAGATGCTGCCCCCTCTCAAGAGAATGGTGGTAATCTAGAAATTGATAACCCTGAAAGTATATCGTTGATAGGTGTTAGAGGAAGTATGAAAGAAGAACCGAAAACAGCTGTGAACGAACAAGATGAGCCTGTAAGAACTGTTGAGGAGAGTGATATCCAATACGTCGAAGAATCGAAGGAAGAAATTCCTAATTATTTTCGAAAATCAGTGGCAATTGACGAAGGCGATCAAAACAAGGACGAAGAATTTGATTCGTACGATGATTCAAGTACTAAAGAAGGCGTATCAAGCAAGAACAGACAGTACAGGTATGTACTCGACCCTAAGAACAAATCAAGGCGCCACATTTCCACTGTCTATTTGAATGCGGAGGAAAAGAAAATATCTGATGGAGAACAACAGTCAATCGTTGAGGGTCAGATAAAGAAACTAATATCGATTCGCGACGATGCCTTAGACGCTCAGAAAACGGACAAGCTGGACGAAACTAAGCTGCTGGGCTCAAAAGTGGAGGACAGATTGGATGAG ATAAACGTGTTTGACTTGTTTCAGGGTAACAAGCAAAAGACTGGCAGAGCTCAAAATTTTCAACATGTCACACTGATTCCGCCTGAAGCCGCGGTAAACAATATTCTACAGGATGTTTTGAAATCGTATCCCAAAGACGAGACGCTGGTGTCGTACATTGACCCCAATGACGGGACGCTGAAAAAGATTCTGACTACTAATCAGGTTTCTACTCTCCAAATgggcgaaaaactgttgccacaAGCACTACGCCTCGAGTACTCCGACAAAATGTTCTCCTGCGTTAGGCAATTGGAATACGTCAACTGCGTCAAGTATATCGCCTGGCCTATGATAAAGCAGTATTTCCCGACTCTCCCAGCGTTTCCAGATTATCCAAACTGGtatccagtcatcaatccgagtTATCCTATCGCTTCCTTCCCCAGTGTCTCAGGAAATGTTGATAAACTGCCTGAGGTAGTGGACGCAGCTCTCAGAACTAGTAAGCCTAAACCAGAGGCAACCATTATTCAAGTTCTTCAGGACACTTTGAAGGCACAATCTCAGATATCGACGTCTCCCTCTTATTTGATTCGCTCTACAAATGTTTACGACGCCTTGTTGCCTCTGGATCAACTGCTGTCTATTAATATGGCTGAACAATTAATTCCAGTTTCCTTGAGAGAGGAATTTGTACAAAAAACTGTTAAATGTATGAAGGAGTATAACTATCTGACTTGTATCAAGTACTCAACCTGGCCTACAGTCAGACAATTCGTACCCACTCTTCCAGATATATCCAATCTGCCTGATTTTCAAATTCCAGAATTGTCTGATATTGTTGATTACATTCCTAGTCTACCAAGCCTTGGAGACTTGAGTGATTATTGGCCGATTGGTGGACTTCCTTCCATTGCTGGAGAGGGAGCGAACATACTACCAACTTACATACTATTGAAGAGTCGCCCGGAGATTCTACATACCGTAAATGAACTAGAGGAACAGATAATGGATATTCTTCTAAAGGTACGAGAATCACATCAGGTGCCTCAAGAAATATCTCCATTTATCATAACAGGTAACTCGATTACATTTCCGATGTTCACAAAGAGACAGCTTGATATTTTGCGATTCGCCGAATGTCTTATACCACCTGTTGCACGGCCATCTTTGATCACCGAAGTCCTGGTCTATCTTCAGAGAAGCGATAATTTTATCGATTGTGCTAAGTATATAATATGGCCAACAGTCAAACAGTACATACCAGATTTCCCTAAATTTCCTGAATTAATTGACAagaaaggattgacagattTGTACGTTCCTATTGAAAGCAAACAATCACGCAATGGGGCAGAGGGAAACGTTCAACAGATTCACCCAACGGATACCAGATTCGGGTTGATGTCTACTGAGAATCCAGAAATGAAAATCCTTACAATCCTTCGATCTGCTCAATCGCAATTGATCAGTCTAAATAGAACAAAAACCGTTCCAGAAGCTAAGAGTCAGGAGTTTCTTACATTTCTTACCGAAACACAGATGAATATCGCAAAATTGGTAGATAGTCTACTTCCCCAAAATGTtcgaaataattatattaataagatGCTAGATTGTCTTCGCGTAAATGATTTCCTGAATTGTACCAGAAACGTCACTTGGCCTACATTAACGAACTTTGTCCCCTGGTTGAATACTTTTGACTCGATATTTCAGCCTATCGTTACTAACACGACTTCTTCACCTCCGCAACAAAATGCAACACAAGTGACTCCCGGTGACACGTCTCGTCCGTCACCGGACCAAAGTACAATGGCATCGACTTCTGGTGACGCGTTTCGTCTGCCACCGAACCAAAGTACAACCCCATCAACTTCCGTTGACACGACTCGTCCGCCACCGGACCGAAGTACAATCCCATCGACTTCCGCTGATACGTCTCTTCCGCCACAGCCACAAAATAAAACTCTATCGAATGTCGTCGTAGACTCCCGTCATCTCTCGGAGACTGATGTTAAGACTGGACAGCACGGAGATGCCACTGTGACCATAACCGACACCAGGTTCGTTCCAATCTTCACGGAGCATCCAGAGACTCTGATCTTTAACATCCTCCGATCGATTCAAGTACGGtcatataatgtaaataaagtAAATACCATACCAAGCACGAAGAATCAAGAGCTCATCAatttcctcaatggtcaacaagTAGCTATCGTAAATCTGGTGGACAGCTTACTTCCTGAGAACATTCGAACTGAATATATCAACAAGATGATTGAATGTCTTCGTATAAACAACTTCTTGATATGTACCAGAAACGTCACTTGGCCAACGTTATCGCAATATTTCCCATGGTTACCTGATTTCCCAAATTTCGGTCCCATATTCAACCCTTCTAACAGTAGCCTATCCCCATCACCATCTAATGAAAATATGACTCAACCGAGTTCCAAATCAAAGTCTCGTCCTCTCTCAGAAACTGACGTCAAGACTGGACAACATGGAGATGCCACCGTGACTATAACCGATACCAGGTTTTTTCCAATTTTCAACGATTTACCTGAGACGGTAGTTTTGAACATTTTGAAAGCCATGCAGCTGTCCATTCCAAATTTTTCTGATTCCCCAGCGCCAACGAGACCTCAAGAGCTTTTGAGTTACCTAACGGAGCAACAGCTGCACATTGTGAACATTGCAGAGAGCTTATTACCCACCTCGGACCGACTGGAATTCATCACACGACTGATTCCTTGCTCTAGAGAAAACCCCTTCATACAGTGCACCAAGGACATAATTTGGCCGACCGTCGCTCAATTCAATCCGTGGTTGCCCAATTTTCCTAATTTTGGAAGCGTTCAAACTATGCCTAGGTTTCAAGTATTGGCTGAGAAGTCTCCAGTGCCTAATCTAGAGGAACAAATTTCTCAGGATAATTTGAGTCAGCGATCAGACCAGGTTCTGCTTGAGGAACTTGAACAGATAACAGAAAAATTCCCGATATTTTCAGGACTCGGTCAGTTGTTACAGTATCCTCCATTTGAAGGTATACTTCCACAGAAGTCAGATCAGCTTTCACAGCGCAATACTATTCCGCAGTTGCCAACCATTCCACAGTTTATCGGGTATTCGGACCTGAAGttctccaaccctcaacctcttcctcaatcagaAAACCAGCAAACGTCTTCGATTACGCCGTCAGTAG TCTTCTTTACCCCTGCTCTGTTTACAGATAACGACGGTGCAGTACCCAGCTATGCAGGACAACCGCCGGGACTCCTCATAGACGTTTCGAACGAGAGAGTCCAGTTACCCGATAATGTGCAAGTAAAGATAGACTCAGCGAACTCAACAGTTTCTTCAGAGTCTAACAGCAGAAAACGCAGAAGCATTGATCTTTTGAATACTTATTACGAGACCGAGGAGGGATTCAATAGTTCAACATCCCCCTTCGATACGTTTCCCAATATTACGGAATCTGAATTCCTTCAACTCctaattaaaattaaacaaaatgcAAGAATTACCAGCGAAATCTCTTTAGAAAAACAGTACTACGTCGATACTTTGAATTCTACAACTAGAAATTCTCTGACTGCTGATCAATATGAAATTTTgaaggttattgaggatttggatcaGGGCCTATCGAGCAAAGGGCTTGCTCAACAAGTTATTCAATGCATTCAGAGCCTCAGTTTCATCAGGTGCTTAGGCATTTTCATATGGCCGATGATAATCAACACTCTGCCTTCTCTGATCGGACTACCATCTCTTCCATCGCTTCCCTCGTTTCCCTCTATTCCAGGGTTGGGACTCTTTGGGCGCTCCCTTGAAATGGAGAATAAAGTACAGGAATACTTTGGTATGTCAGCTGCTGATTTCGAGAATGAACTGTTGACGCGAAAGAATTCGATCGAGCACTCCTTCCTCGAATGGTACAAGAAGCTAGTCGAGGACGAGTTCCAGACGGATTTAGGATTTTTGAAAATCAAAGGTTATGGAAACGGTGAGCTGGGAATCAGTCTCTCTGGAGTTAGAGAGGGCAGAGGCGCCAAGCTCAAAGACAACAAAAACCTTCCTAGTATATTAACGATTATTAGCGATATCATGGAAGAAGTGTTGGATCAGCGTCCAGAAGGAGAAAAGTCgaagaaagaaaaggataaaaaagaaagaagcaTAGATATCTCTCGAGAGTCCGATATACAATTTCTAAAGGACAGCGAAGAATACGTCGATATTAAGAGATCGATGGATGATGATGAAATCATTACCATGTTTCTGGATAAAATTAAGTCGAATGATTCGCAAGCAGACGACGAAAAGGGAAAGGATTTCGGTCTAGAAGATGCTTATAATGCCTTCGGAGATCTGTTTGGCACTCGACTGCACGGCCGACAGGCACACAAATCTCAAGATATCGATCATCAATATAGATCCTTAGAAGAAACTCCACAAGGAGAAAAAGAAGTGGATATCGTACCTTTAGCATCTCGGGAAAACTCGGACGATTTAAAAGTTTTACCTTTGAAAACCGAAGTTACATACGACCTGGAGAAAGAATCATCAACGGAGCAAGAGGAGAAGCAAAGAAAGAAACGAGCTAAACATTTGTACAAAGCCTTATTAGAGAAGCAccaagaaaaatatttaaaggaTTTTAGTACAAAGGAATTCGAAGATATCAATGACAATAAGGTCACGAATGAGCACAAAGAAAAGATTAAGAAGACCGGCCTGATCATTAAATTGCCACGTTTGGATGATAAAGCCACGCTGAAGAAAATGACAGGTACGATGCTGCACATAGGCAAGTCCATGAAAACGAAAATGACGCAAATGATGCCAGGGATCGGGCTGGTTGTATCCTTCTTAATTCAAATGGCTCTGGCTCACGCACGGGCGGCTGCCTCGATGGCTGGAATGCTGAGCAACATGGCTATAGGCTCTGCTATAATTGGTATGATTCGTGATACCTTCTTCGGATCGAATAAGCATCCACAGATTAAACACGTCTATGATAACAATAAAATTGGACCAGGCATCAGCTGGCCAACTTACGGATCCAGTCCTCATTACCGTCGCAGACAATAG
- the LOC143183282 gene encoding uncharacterized protein LOC143183282: MDGAKAIFWCLCFMTVFKSFVRSEQNFKGFNETLQLDISRGIRLQIENGETRIDLKMSALVNGNEVEGKSTGRLKFKSTLKKIGMAMMMAPLMIQLLSLPSAIGSIKLNLLKSIFVGKIALLMMIYSLIKNSQRSEVVVVHKPEYHEHFYHDFHQPEDMDDWGRR; encoded by the exons ATGGATGGAGCGAAAGCAATTTTTTGGTGTCTCTGTTTCATGACTGTGTTCAAGAGTTTTGTTCGATCTGAACAAAATTTCAAGGGTTTCAACGAGACTTTGCAATTAGATATTTCACGGGGAAtcagattgcaaattgaaaatGGCGAGACAAGGATCGATTTAAAAATGTCAGCTTTAGTTAATG GAAATGAAGTGGAGGGAAAAAGCACAGGTAGATTGAAATTCAAAAGTACTTTGAAGAAGATTGGAATGGCGATGATGATGGCTCCACTtatgatacag TTATTGTCCCTACCTAGCGCAATCGGATCCATAAAGCTGAATCTGCTTAAAAGTATCTTTGTGGGGAAAATAGCATTACTTATGATGATCTACAGCCTAATAAAAAATTCGCAAAGATCAGAAGTAGTAGTGGTCCACAAACCCGAGTATCACGAGCACTTCTACCACGATTTCCATCAGCCAGAAGATATGGACGACTGGGGAAGAAGATAA
- the LOC143183793 gene encoding uncharacterized protein LOC143183793: MRITVSIFFLLGLVLCCQGEPIERKEDDQSVLDCVFEDNSIGCLRTRLARDIDQVEMQVTGKKSEMPMSAVLEQTSSFVAEVIDDVQDSETTEEAEEDTEVGEQVEGRRKKFGKKKKQLQKLLGLAMLFKAKLSLLLQLISTHFQLKFFVIAILSLIINVAKFWIDLKKSHPAKVIYYEHAQHQHHYDQDEHDHGYWGRSSNDSPHNLAYSAYAPKN; the protein is encoded by the exons ATGAGGATAACAGTGTCTATTTTCTTCCTTCTGGGATTGGTCCTGTGCTGTCAGGGTGAACCGATCGAAAGGAAGGAGGACGACCAAAGTGTCCTAGACTGTGTGTTCGAGGATAACAGTATAggatgtttgaggacgaggttggCCAGAGACATCGACCAGGTCGAGATGCAGGTGACTGGAAAGAAGAGTGAAATGCCGATGAGCGCGGTCCTCGAACAGACTAGCAGCTTTGTGGCCGAGGTCATCGATGATGTTCAAGATTCTGAAACAACTGAAGAAGCAGAGGAAGACACGGAAGTTGGCGAACAAG TGGAAGGACGTAGAAAGAAATTTGGTAAGAAGAAGAAGCAACTTCAGAAGCTCTTGGGCCTGGCAATGCTGTTCAAAGCAAAGCTCAGCCTCCTACTTCAACTGATCTCCACTCACTTCCAATTGAAGTTCTTCGTGATTGCCATCCTTAGCTTGATTATCAACGTTGCCAAGTTCTGGATAGACCTGAAGAAGTCCCACCCGGCCAAGGTCATCTACTACGAGCACGCTCAGCATCAGCATCACTATGATCAGGATGAACACGATCATGGTTACTGGGGACGATCCTCTAATGATTCTCCTCACAACCTGGCTTACTCTGCCTACGCCCCCAAAAATTAA
- the LOC143184116 gene encoding uncharacterized protein LOC143184116, producing MQKNTQKERNNKVKDTQFFSSRQLIKNNNILGKWRAQAIDLQEQIRNRTFLTRFKEQATEILPEIPKFTENQLLATLEQILLSKKGELNDSYTSNVKNLGLTDNQLRIIKCAEQLVAVRERQSFASNLVDCIRGLNAFNCIKIFVWPVLVDNLPTSFTQNLEELP from the coding sequence ATGCAGAAGAACACTCAAAAAGAACGTAACAACAAGGTAAAAGACACTCAATTTTTTAGCTCTAGACAATTGATAAAGAATAATAACATTCTTGGCAAATGGCGAGCTCAAGCCATAGATCTTCAAGAGCAAATTAGAAATAGAACGTTCTTGACTCGTTTCAAGGAACAAGCAACCGAGATACTCCCAGAAATACCTAAATTTACGGAGAACCAGTTGCTGGCCACATTGGAACAAATCTTGCTTTCGAAGAAAGGAGAATTGAACGACTCTTATACGAGTAACGTAAAAAATCTAGGGTTGACTGACAATCAACTACGGATAATTAAATGTGCTGAGCAATTGGTTGCCGTGAGAGAGCGACAGTCTTTCGCCTCTAATCTCGTAGATTGTATTAGAGGATTAAACGCCTTTAATTGCATAAAGATCTTCGTTTGGCCTGTTCTAGTGGACAATCTCCCGACGTCCTTTACTCAGAATTTGGAAGAACTACCA
- the LOC143183281 gene encoding uncharacterized protein LOC143183281, producing the protein MHRHFLGHYIRVKASVKNPCPSLEFFLLCGFHGFLSSLFESLERENIFFFSYISIKRFKDLIVLFIQSCDLRVSTSPNSRSLFTIQKMSFLILYFSCYIFLKSVATADEGKNESRPYEFSFNIVDFQHRYEKKDATGIITGEYGFITADGVYHETGYATDKNGDFIITKMRNRKITSLKDAQEIFKDRPEAARKLVEAVAKACGGCKIPIKQDHPDNSTQTVPTAPSISGRSAPRSSVLKEMTKTPTNTLSATKNDTFSERRGKSLKEKVLMNMINSTKKLLSKEATNEANLKNTIANDRILDKMANDIFYRFNYTITTHDHQENGYRNGKKDGSYRTQNENGIDTKVKYLANEFGHQPNISFVPRTNGTAENHRLKGYSFLWYWT; encoded by the exons ATGCATAGGCACTTCCTCGGTCACT ACATTCGCGTGAAAGCAAGCGTCAAGAATCCTTGTCCGTCCCTTGAATTTTTTCTTCTGTGTGGATTCCACGGTTTCCTCTCTTCTCTGTTCGAATCTCTCGAGAGGGAAAACATTTTCTTCTTTAGTTACATAAGCATTAAACGCTTCAAGGATCTAATCGTTCTCTTCATTCAGTCTTGTGATCTTAGAGTTTCAACATCCCCAAACAGTCGTAGCCTTTTTACAATTCAGAAGATGAGTTTCTTAATTCTCTATTTTTCTTGCTACATTTTCCTGAAAAGTGTTGCAACGGCGGATGAAGGAAAGAACGAGAGCAGACCCTACGAATTTTCTTTCAACATCGTCGATTTCCAACACAGGTACGAAAAGAAAG ATGCTACTGGAATCATCACTGGGGAGTACGGATTCATAACTGCAGACGGAGTGTATCACGAAACCGGATATGCCACAGATAAAAATGGCGATTTCATTATTACTAAGATGAGAAATAGAAAGATCACCAGTC TGAAGGATGCGCAAGAGATATTCAAAGACAGACCAGAGGCTGCGAGGAAGCTGGTGGAAGCTGTCGCCAAAGCCTGTGGTGGGTGTAAAATTCCCATAAAACAAGATCATCCTGATAATTCCACGCAAACTGTTCCAACTGCCCCATCTATCTCGGGACGTTCGGCTCCGAGAAGTTCCGTCTTGAAGGAAATGACAAAGACACCAACAAACACGCTCTCTGCTACTAAAAATG ACACGTTCAGCGAGAGAAGGGGAAAGAGTTTGAAAGAAAAAGTACTAATGAACATGATAAATTCAACAAAGAAGCTCTTAAGTAAGGAAGCAACCAATGAAGCAAATTTGAAGAATACGATTGCAAATGATCGAATTCTTGATAAAATGGCAAACGACATCTTCTATCGGTTCAATTATACCATTACAACGCATGATCATCAAGAAAACGGATACAGAAATGGTAAAAAGGACGGAAGTTATCGAACACAAAATGAAAATGGTATCGATACAAAGGTGAAGTATTTGGCGAACGAATTTGGTCACCAGCCCAACATTTCATTCGTCCCTAGGACTAACGGGACCGCAGAGAACCACCGTCTCAAGGGATATTCTTTTCTTTGGTACTGGACGTGA
- the LOC143183813 gene encoding uncharacterized protein LOC143183813, with the protein MRPIGWTLACVLLATSFSKSAISLSVDSVGVATVSKDESARAKLTKLVSVSTNTIGDPDVWLVRRFLDDLFGDENKVRGDGSRGRTFGVKRIQFMLMPMVYKMGVMMTMLTVLTIISLKGLLIGATLLMLKLSTIIAKFSSGWQQHASSWSPQPVHVHVHNSMPLAHNHAYNGWIPPHSGPEEEEHYYYRG; encoded by the exons ATGCGGCCGATTGGTTGGACGTTGGCGTGCGTGTTGCTCGCGACCAGTTTTTCAAAAAGCGCAATCTCGTTGAGTGTGGATAGCGTTGGAGTCGCCACGGTGAGCAAAGATGAATCTGCACGCGCAAAACTCACGAAACTTGTGTCAGTTTCCACGAACACTATCGGAGATCCCGATGTTTGGTTGGTCAGAAGGTTTCTGGATGATCTGTTTGGCGACGAAAATAAGGTTCGAGGTGA CGGTAGTCGAGGTCGAACTTTTGGCGTGAAACGAATACAGTTCATGTTGATGCCGATGGTGTACAAAATGGGAGTAATGATGACAATGCTGACAGTATTGACGATAATCTCGCTAAAGGGATTGCTCATTG GTGCCACTCTACTGATGCTCAAGCTGAGCACGATAATAGCGAAGTTTTCCTCCGGTTGGCAGCAGCATGCATCGTCTTGGTCACCTCAACCGGTCCATGTGCACGTTCACAACAGCATGCCACTCGCTCACAATCACGCATACAATGGTTGGATACCGCCACACAGTGGTCCAGAAGAAGAAGAGCATTATTATTACAGAGGATAA